A part of Caretta caretta isolate rCarCar2 chromosome 1, rCarCar1.hap1, whole genome shotgun sequence genomic DNA contains:
- the GPR18 gene encoding N-arachidonyl glycine receptor, which yields MNEYHQNQNIMPGNWHPEEYRIASLIFYSFIFIIGLLVNITALWVFSCTTKKRTTITVYMMNVALLDLIFILSVPFRITYYAKKAWPFGDIFCRILGAFTVFYPSIALWLLAFISVDRYMAIVQPKHVKELRNTRKALLACIGIWIMTLASTSPLLFLYSDPDKASNFTTCMKMLDIIHLKEVNMLNFSRLIFFFLIPLFIMIGCYLIIIYHFVHGRTSKLKPKAKERSIKIIITLIVQVLVCFVPFHICFAFLMLQDEDQSYNPWAAFTTFLMNLSTCLDVILYYIVSKQFQARVISVMLYRNYLRSVRRKSFRSGSLRSLSNINSEMI from the coding sequence atgaatgaataCCATCAGAATCAAAACATTATGCCAGGAAACTGGCACCCAGAAGAGTACAGGATTGCATCACTTATCTTTTATAGTTTTATATTCATAATTGGATTGCTAGTGAACATCACTGCACTATGGGTCTTCAGCTGCACCACCAAGAAAAGAACAACTATAACAGTCTATATGATGAATGTTGCATTACTTGACTTAATTTTTATATTGTCCGTACCTTTTCGGATAACCTACTATGCAAAGAAAGCTTGGCCATTTGGAGATATATTCTGTCGGATTCTTGGTGCTTTCACTGTGTTTTATCCAAGCATTGCTCTGTGGCTGCTTGCTTTTATAAGTGTTGATAGATATATGGCCATTGTCCAGCCCAAACACGTCAAAGAACTTAGAAATACAAGGAAAGCTCTGCTAGCTTGCATTGGTATCTGGATAATGACCCTTGCATCAACTTCCCCTCTGCTATTTTTATATTCGGATCCAGATAAAGCATCAAATTTTACTACCTGCATGAAGATGCTCGATATCATCCATCTAAAGGAAGTCAATATGTTAAATTTTTctcgtttgattttttttttcttgattccCCTGTTTATCATGATTGGATGCTATCTaatcattatttaccattttgTCCACGGCAGGACTTCCAAACTGAAACCCAAAGCTAAAGAAAGATCTATAAAAATTATAATTACTCTGATTGTGCAAGTGCTTGTCTGCTTTGTGCCCTTCCACATTTGTTTTGCCTTCCTGATGCTGCAAGACGAAGACCAGAGTTACAATCCGTGGGCAGCCTTTACCACCTTTCTCATGAATCTCAGTACGTGCTTAGATGTTATTCTGTACTACATTGTTTCTAAACAATTTCAGGCTAGAGTCATCAGTGTCATGCTTTATCGCAACTATCTTCGAAGTGTGCGCAGGAAGAGTTTTCGATCTGGGAGTTTAAGGTCACTAAGTAATATAAACAGTGAAATGATATAA